The Streptomyces sp. NBC_00224 genome has a window encoding:
- a CDS encoding response regulator → MKVLLCDDHAVVRAGLLALLGSEPDIEVVGEAGTGEEAVAAAAKVRPDVVLMDLQLGPGIDGVEATRRIAGTGVRVLVLTTYDTDADITRAIAAGATGYLLKAERPEELFAAIRAAAQGRTALSPPVASRVMERMRGTGRPTLTDRELDILAQLSRGLGNREIARALFISEATVKTHLGRIYEKLGVETRAGAVAEGKERRLLP, encoded by the coding sequence ATGAAGGTGCTGTTGTGCGACGACCACGCGGTCGTACGGGCCGGACTGCTCGCGCTGCTCGGCAGCGAGCCCGACATCGAGGTGGTCGGGGAGGCGGGCACCGGCGAGGAGGCGGTCGCGGCGGCGGCCAAGGTACGGCCCGACGTCGTGCTGATGGACCTCCAGCTCGGCCCGGGCATCGACGGGGTCGAGGCGACCCGGCGGATCGCGGGGACGGGGGTGCGGGTGCTCGTCCTGACCACGTACGACACGGACGCGGACATCACACGGGCGATCGCCGCCGGAGCGACGGGGTACCTGCTGAAGGCCGAGCGCCCGGAGGAACTCTTCGCGGCGATCCGCGCGGCCGCCCAGGGCCGCACCGCCCTGTCGCCCCCCGTGGCGAGCCGCGTCATGGAACGCATGCGGGGCACCGGCCGCCCCACGCTCACCGACCGCGAACTGGACATCCTGGCGCAGCTCTCCCGCGGCCTGGGCAACCGCGAGATCGCACGGGCGCTGTTCATCAGCGAGGCGACGGTGAAGACGCATCTGGGCCGGATCTACGAGAAGTTGGGGGTGGAGACGCGGGCGGGGGCGGTGGCGGAGGGGAAGGAGCGCCGCCTGCTCCCGTGA